Proteins from one Cyclopterus lumpus isolate fCycLum1 chromosome 11, fCycLum1.pri, whole genome shotgun sequence genomic window:
- the LOC117739261 gene encoding replication protein A 32 kDa subunit-like has protein sequence MWNQACSQSLDGMTSDNAGTLKRSTLQILPCTVSQLLSASQGSNDAFTICNWELNQVSVVGVVVGVAPFVTNIQFSVDDMTGPPFNVKQWVNTEDCAPTTSASPGAYVKVIGSLRSFNGQRSLLAMKSRRIKDLNEITSHMLDVVHAHKQHFGKVFDVNMNITAASPSGRVLKQSGDGHLKVPLPHGLTTLQGQVLTALRRFSVCDAGIGFQELQTQLDHFSPRDIRTALTFLTDEGHAFCTIDEHHFKSTEY, from the exons ATGTGGAACCAAG CTTGCAGTCAGTCCCTTGATGGGATGACCAGCGACAACGCGGGGACATTAAAG AGGTCAACGCTTCAGATTCTGCCCTGCACGGTGTCTCAGCTGCTCTCTGCTTCTCAAGGCAGCAATGACGCCTTCACAATCTGTAACTGGGAACTCAACCAG GTCTCCGTCGTCGGCGTCGTCGTCGGCGTGGCTCCCTTTGTGACGAACATCCAGTTCTCCGTGGATGACATGACCGGTCCACCATTCAACGTGAAGCAGTGGGTCAACACGGAG GACTGCGCGCCGACGACGTCGGCCTCTCCGGGAGCGTACGTGAAGGTCATTGGAAGCCTACGCAGTTTCAAT ggtcaaaggtcattgcTGGCAATGAAGAGCCGACGTATCAAGGACCTGAACGAGATCACGTCCCACATGTTGGACGTGGTGCATGCCCATAAGCAGCATTTTGGAAAG gTATTTGATGTGAATATGAATATCACTGCTGCCTCGCCGTCTGGACGAGTCCTCAAGCAGAGCGGTGACGGGCATCTTAAAGTCCCCTTACCACATGGTTTGACCACCCTCCAGGGTCAG GTGTTGACCGCACTCAGGAGGTTCTCCGTGTGCGACGCGGGCATCGGTTTCCAGGAACTGCAGACGCAGCTGGACCACTTCAGTCCGAGAGACATCAG AACGGCCTTGACCTTTCTGACCGATGAAGGTCACGCCTTCTGTACCATCGATGAGCATCATTTCAAGTCGACGGAATATTAG
- the pdik1l gene encoding serine/threonine-protein kinase pdik1l isoform X1, with the protein MTTRSATTAAPSPSGPFVSCAVGYLSDWLAVRTRMVSSQPKYELIQEVGRGSYGVVYEAVVKCTGSRVAVKKIRCHSPENVELALREFWALSSIQSQHPNVIHLEECILQRDQLAQRMNHGSSSPLYLELVETSLKGEITFDPCCAYYLWFVMDFCDGGDMNAYLLSRKPSRKTNTSFMLQLGSALAFLHRNQIIHRDLKPDNILISQACTPAGSSEPTLKVADFGLSKVCSTSGLNPEEPASINKCFLSTACGTDFYMAPEVWEGHYTAKADIFALGVIIWAMVERITFVDVETQKELLGSYVQQGSEIVPLGEALLENPKMELLIPARKKSMNSHMKQLIREMLSANPQERPDAFELELRLVRIACRELDWDT; encoded by the exons ATGACAACTCGCAGCGCAACAACCGCCGCACCTTCTCCGTCTGGACCGTTTGTCTCGTGCGCTGTGGGCTACCTGTCTGATTGGCTCGCAG TGAGGACTAGGATGGTAAGCAGCCAGCCGAAGTACGAGCTGATCCAGGAGGTGGGGCGTGGCAGTTACGGCGTGGTCTATGAGGCGGTAGTGAAGTGCACAGGGAGCCGGGTGGCGGTGAAGAAGATCCGCTGCCACTCTCCAGAGAATGTGGAGCTGGCACTGCGGGAGTTCTGGGCCCTCAGCAGCATCCAAAGCCAGCACCCAAACGTCATCCACCTGGAGGAGTGCATCCTGCAGCGGGACCAGCtggcccagaggatgaaccatGGCTCCAGCTCCCCGCTCTACCTGGAG CTGGTGGAGACGTCTCTGAAGGGCGAGATCACATTCGACCCGTGCTGTGCCTACTACTTGTGGTTCGTCATGGACTTCTGCGACGGGGGAGACATGAACGCCTACCTGCTGTCCCGCAAGCCCAGCCGCAAGACCAACACCAGCTTCATGCTGCAGCTGGGCAGCGCCCTGGCCTTCCTTCACCGCAACCAGATCATACACCGCGACCTCAAACCGGACAACATCCTCATCTCCCAGGCCTGCACGCCGGCGGGTTCTTCCGAGCCCACCCTCAAAGTGGCCGACTTCGGCCTGAGCAAGGTCTGCTCCACCTCTGGGCTCAACCCAGAGGAGCCGGCCAGCATCAACAAGTGCTTCCTGTCCACGGCATGCGGAACGGACTTCTACATGGCCCCGGAGGTGTGGGAGGGCCACTACACGGCCAAAGCGGACATCTTCGCCCTGGGAGTGATCATCTGGGCCATGGTGGAGCGCATCACCTTTGTGGACGTGGAGACTCAGAAGGAGCTGCTGGGGAGCTACGTGCAGCAGGGCTCAGAGATTGTACCCTTAGGGGAGGCCCTGTTGGAGAACCCGAAGATGGAGCTGCTGATCCCCGCCAGGAAAAAGAGCATGAACAGCCACATGAAGCAGCTGATCAGGGAGATGCTGTCGGCCAACCCTCAGGAACGGCCCGACGCCTTTGAACTGGAGCTCAGACTGGTCCGCATCGCCTGCAGAGAGCTGGACTGGGACACGTGA
- the pdik1l gene encoding serine/threonine-protein kinase pdik1l isoform X2: MVSSQPKYELIQEVGRGSYGVVYEAVVKCTGSRVAVKKIRCHSPENVELALREFWALSSIQSQHPNVIHLEECILQRDQLAQRMNHGSSSPLYLELVETSLKGEITFDPCCAYYLWFVMDFCDGGDMNAYLLSRKPSRKTNTSFMLQLGSALAFLHRNQIIHRDLKPDNILISQACTPAGSSEPTLKVADFGLSKVCSTSGLNPEEPASINKCFLSTACGTDFYMAPEVWEGHYTAKADIFALGVIIWAMVERITFVDVETQKELLGSYVQQGSEIVPLGEALLENPKMELLIPARKKSMNSHMKQLIREMLSANPQERPDAFELELRLVRIACRELDWDT; encoded by the exons ATGGTAAGCAGCCAGCCGAAGTACGAGCTGATCCAGGAGGTGGGGCGTGGCAGTTACGGCGTGGTCTATGAGGCGGTAGTGAAGTGCACAGGGAGCCGGGTGGCGGTGAAGAAGATCCGCTGCCACTCTCCAGAGAATGTGGAGCTGGCACTGCGGGAGTTCTGGGCCCTCAGCAGCATCCAAAGCCAGCACCCAAACGTCATCCACCTGGAGGAGTGCATCCTGCAGCGGGACCAGCtggcccagaggatgaaccatGGCTCCAGCTCCCCGCTCTACCTGGAG CTGGTGGAGACGTCTCTGAAGGGCGAGATCACATTCGACCCGTGCTGTGCCTACTACTTGTGGTTCGTCATGGACTTCTGCGACGGGGGAGACATGAACGCCTACCTGCTGTCCCGCAAGCCCAGCCGCAAGACCAACACCAGCTTCATGCTGCAGCTGGGCAGCGCCCTGGCCTTCCTTCACCGCAACCAGATCATACACCGCGACCTCAAACCGGACAACATCCTCATCTCCCAGGCCTGCACGCCGGCGGGTTCTTCCGAGCCCACCCTCAAAGTGGCCGACTTCGGCCTGAGCAAGGTCTGCTCCACCTCTGGGCTCAACCCAGAGGAGCCGGCCAGCATCAACAAGTGCTTCCTGTCCACGGCATGCGGAACGGACTTCTACATGGCCCCGGAGGTGTGGGAGGGCCACTACACGGCCAAAGCGGACATCTTCGCCCTGGGAGTGATCATCTGGGCCATGGTGGAGCGCATCACCTTTGTGGACGTGGAGACTCAGAAGGAGCTGCTGGGGAGCTACGTGCAGCAGGGCTCAGAGATTGTACCCTTAGGGGAGGCCCTGTTGGAGAACCCGAAGATGGAGCTGCTGATCCCCGCCAGGAAAAAGAGCATGAACAGCCACATGAAGCAGCTGATCAGGGAGATGCTGTCGGCCAACCCTCAGGAACGGCCCGACGCCTTTGAACTGGAGCTCAGACTGGTCCGCATCGCCTGCAGAGAGCTGGACTGGGACACGTGA